The sequence below is a genomic window from Acidobacteriota bacterium.
GATGAGCTCGTCGATCTTGCGGCGGATGATCTGACGCTGGTACGCCTTCTCGCTCGAGGCAATCCGTCGTTCCAGCAGATCCCAGTGGACCTTCGACGACCGGCGGCTGCCGCGGATGGCCACCCCGCTCCCCTGATCGCCGTAGCTCAGCACTTCGAACCTGACCAGCTTGTCGATGTCCTTGGCCGTCAACGAGGCCTGGTAGAACTGCACGCCAAACTGCTGCATCCGGAGCGCGGCGACGCTGATCATAAGCAGCCGGAATCCTTTCGTGGTCTGGAAGAACGGCCGAGGGGCGGCGTTCGGGGATTGTAAGGGCCGGACGCGCGCAATCTCAAGCGAGCGGACCGTCGCTCCGCGCCACGACGGGCCGGAAACGAAAGTCCAGCGAATTCGCGTGACCGCCGCTCAGACGGGCGCCGCCATGTGGGCGGGAATCCACCGCGCGCCGGCCGGTCGCCGAGCCCAAACGCCCGCCAGCCCGGCCATCGACCACACCACCGCGGCATAGCCGATGAGCGCCGCGCCCAGCCCGAGCGTGTGGTGAAGCGGGTAGCTGAAAATCCCATAGGCCAGCTCGACGTGCACCCAGTACACGAAGAGCGAGGTCTGCCCGAAGAGAACCAGCAGACCGTGGCCTTGCCCCGGGGCCCACGCGACCACCGCGCGGGCCACCACGAGCATCAGCGCCATCGCGCCCGTGCGCCACAGAAAGGCGATGGCGTCGAAGAACCAGCGGTCGGGCGCAGGCCTCAGCCACAGCGTCAGGCCGACGCCCCCGGCGAGCATCAGGGCCGCGGCGACACCGATCGGGCGCAGGACGGCTTCGCCCGCCAGCGACAGCCACTCGCCGATCGCCGCGCCGGCCAGCACGTAGGCGAGCGGCGGAAACAGGCTGAACACGCCGTAGTTCCCCACGGGCCGGACGTACGCCTCCAGCCGCGGGTGGAGCAGCGACGGCCACCACCACGTCTCTGCCCACGGGGCCATCAGCCCGACGATGGCGACGGCCGGAACGATCATCCAGATCACGATGCCGCGAGCACCGAGGCTCTGGCGCCAGACGATCGCGGTCAGCACGAGGCCCAGCCCGAGGATGTTCAGGATGTCGGGCTTCAGGATCGCGTTCCAACTGCCGTTGGCGTTGAGGAGGAACGACTGCACGCGGAACAGGTGCGCGAGGCCGAAGATCTGCCACCCGCGGCGCTGCAGCATCCGCGAGGCGCCGCTGCGGTCGAGCCCGCGCGCCATCCTCGCTCGCGCCGCGAGCGGCACCGACAGCCCGGCGAGAAACAGGAAGAGCGGCGCGGCCCAGCCGGCGAGAAACGCGACGGCCGCGAACGCGACGCCGTCCCGTCCGTCGCGCACGGTCCAGGCATCGGCGACGTGCCACAGGATCATGCACAGCACGGCGACGCCGCGGAGCCAGTCGATGTAGAGCCGTCGTCTCACGAGGCGGGGACGCCGGAGCGCGAGCTAGCGGGGCTTGAAGGGCGTGATGAACGTGACCGGCTGAACAGCGTCGCGCTGGCGGCGACGAGCCGCCGCGGCGGCGCCGCAGTTCGGGCACGGCGGTGTGTCGGCCCGGCGCTTCCGGACGTACGGCCGCAGCAGCACGAGCAGCGCGAAGCCCGCCACGATGGTCACGACCACGACCTCCAGCAGATCGCTCATGCGCGTGCTCCTATGATACGCCCGCGAACCTCAAGCCTTGATACGCGACGAACGCCACGCCGTAGGCCAGCACCGTCATGTAGCCGAGCTGGAGCGCAGCCCACTTGATGTCGCCGGTCTCGCGCCGCGTGACCGCCAGCGTCGGCAGGCATTGCATGGCGAGCACGAAGAACACGAGCAGGCTCGTGGCCGTCGCGGCCGTGAAGACGGGCGTGCCGTCGGCGCGCTCGGCCGATCGAATGCGTGCGATCACTCCCTGGTCGTTCACGTCGTCGTTGGCGTCGCCGAGCAGCACGGACATGGTGGAGACGAAGACCTCGCGCGCGAGAAAGCTCGTGAGCACGCCGACGGTGAGCTGCCAGTCGTATCCGAGCGGCGCGAACACCGGCTGGATGGTCCGGCCGATCCGTCCGGCGAAGCTGCCAGTCTGCGTGGCGCGCGCCATCAGCACGTCGGCCTCGGCGTTCAGGCTCGCTGCTTCGTCGGCGGTCGCCGCGGCGGCGGCTTGCGTGCGCAGCGCCTCGACGTCCGCCGTCGGCGCGGTGCGCGGGAACGTGTTGAGCCACCACATCACGATGCAGATCGCCATGATGGCCGTGCCGGCCGTCTTCAAGAACGCCAACCCCTGATCGCGAGCGGCGATCAGCGCGTTCAGCAGCGAGGGCGCCTTGTAGGACGGCAGCTCGAGGATCATCGGTCGCGCGCGGCCGCGCAGCACGGTGCGCCGGAAGAGGAGCGCGCTCAGCAGCGCCGCGCCGGCGCCAAGCGCGTAGCAGCCGGCGAACGCGAGGCCCGCCCGCAACGGATCGCCGGCGAAGAGCAGCGACGTGAGCAGCACGTACACCGGGAGCCGCGCCGAGCAGCTCATGAACGGCGCGACCAGGATCGTCGCGAGCCGATCGCGCCGATCGGGAATGAGCCGGGTGGCCATGATCCCGGGCAGCGCGCAGGCATGCGCCGTCAAGAGCGGCACGAACGCGTGTCCGGGCAAGCCGAACCGGCAGAGCACGCGATCCATGACGAACGCGGCGCGCGCGAGATACCCGGTGTCCTCGAGCAGGCTGATCAGGAAGAACAGCAGGCAGATCTGCGGCAGGAACACGACCGTACCGGCGATGCCGCCGATGATGCCCTCGGCGACCAGGTCGTGGACCAGCCCGGGCGGAAACGTCCGGCCGGCAAGATCGCCAAGCTCGGCGAACGTGGCCTCGATGAGATCCATCGGCACGGTGGCGAGCGCGAACAGCGTCCAGAACAGCCCGATCATCACGCCGCCGAACACGAGCAGGCCCAGCACCGGGTGCGTGAACGCCTTGTCGAGCCGCTCGGTCAGGGTGTCACTGGCCGAGCCGACGGCACCCGCGCCGCCGACACTCTCCTCGACGACCTCTTCCGCCCATCTCGTGAGATCCGCACTGGTAGCCGCCGGCGAGACGGCCGCGGCCTTCATGCCTTCGCCGCGCAACACGCGCGCGATCTCTTTCTGGATCGCATCGATCCCCGTCCCGCGCCGCGCCACCACGGGCACGACCGGACAGCCGAGCCGGGCCGACAGCCGCGCCGTATCGAGGCTCAGGCCGCGCCGCTGCGCGAGGTCCACCATGTTCAACGCGACGATCACCGGCAGCCCGTATCCGAGCAGCTCGCCGGCGAGCACGAGGTTGCGCGTCAGGTTGCACGCGTCGACGACGACGAGCACGGCGTCGGGCTGCTGCGCGCCGACGCCCCGAAGGACGTCGCGCACGATCCTCGCCTCCGGGACGTCGAGGCTCAGCTCGTACAGCCCCGGCAGGTCGACGATGTCCGCGGCATCGCCGCCGATGGCGGCGCGCCCGACACGCACGGCCGTCGTCGTGCCTGGGTAGTTCGACGTCTTGGCCCGCACGCCGCAGAGCCGATTGAAGAGCGTCGTCTTGCCGGTGTTGGGATTGCCGATGAGGGCAATGCGAGGCTGCCGCGCGCGAAGCTCATCAGCGCCCGCGGCCTGACCGACGTCAGGCTCGCAGTGCGCGGCGGTGGAAGGCATCAGCTCGGCTCTTGCGGCACGACCATGATCCCGTCTGCGACGGCTCTCGACAGCCCGATGCGGGTGGCCCGCACCTGGACGATACAGGGCTCACCGACCTTGCAGATGCGCATGACACAGTGATCGGTGAGGCCAATCGCGCGCAGCAGGGCGCAATCCTGCGGGCTCAGCGCCGCGCAGTGCAGGCGCGCGGTCTGTCCCGCCATGAGGTCCGACAGCCGCACCGCTGGACTCGGTCCGGCAACGACGCGATCGACTGGGATAGGCTGGCCGGGGAGTTCGAGCACGAGGTCCTCTGAAGCCCGCAAAGGAGACAGTTCTCGTTAGGCGCTGTTCGAGCATATGCCACCAAATGCGACCGGTCAAGTCGGGTTTTGGCGAAGCGCCCTATCGATCGCCGGCGCGAGATCCTGCGGCGACCACGCTTCCAGCTCACCGGCGCGCAGCGCGAGAGGCTCCCGCAGATGCCCGAAGCCGTATCGGGCCGCGACCACGGCCGCACCCGCCGCCCTGGCGGTTTCGACGTCGATCATGGAGTCGCCGACACAGACCGTCCGTGCCGCCGCCGTGCCGTGCTGCGCGATTAGATGACGAAGGCCGGCCGGATCGGGCTTGCGCGCGAAGCCGGAGTCGCCGCCGACCACCTGTGGAAACATCGAGGCGAGGTCGAACGCGGCCAGGATCCGGCGTGACAGCCCTTCCGGCTTGTTCGTCAGCAGCGCCAGCGAGCTCCGCGCGGCGAGCGCACGCAGGACCTCGACGATGCCGTCGTACGGCCGCGTGTGCACGATCAGCCGATCGCCGTAGATCGCCAGGAACCGTTGCAGCGCCGGCTCGAGGTCGGTCTCCACGCCGGCGGCCGCGAGCACGCGGCCGACGAGTTGCCGCGCGCCGTCGCCGACCATGCCCGCAACCGCGTCGACGGCGAGCGGTGGCGCACCGTAGGTGGCGAGCAGCCGATTGGCGCTATCTGCCAGGTCCCGGCGCGAGTCGATGATCGTGCCGTCCAGATCGAACACGACCAGCGGAGCCATCGATCCAGCGTATCAGCCGGCCGCGGCCGCCACTTGCATCGTCGAAGTGCCAGAATGGTCTGGATCTTTTTCCGGCGCCGGCACCACCGGCGGCGATAGGCTACACGCCGCCGGACGCCGTGCTCCCAGGTCTCTCAGTGCCATGAACCGTCTGCTGCCGCTGCTCTCCGCGCTTCTGCTGCTCGTGGCCACACGGCCGTCCGCCCAGAATCAGGGCGTCTTTCGCAGCTCGGCCCGCACGGTCGCCGTCTACGCGACCGTCGTGGACGGCTCCGGGCGCCTCGTGCCCGACCTCGAGGAGAAGCACTTCGAGGTCTACGACAACGGCCGGCTCCGCGCGCTCAACGTGTTCAAGAGCGACGTGCAGCCGGTCACGGTCGTCATCATGCTCGACACGAGCGGCAGCATGACGCTCAATCTCGACCTGCTGAAAGCCGCGGCCGAGCGCTTCGTGCTGCGGCTGCTGCCGGCCGACCGCGCCAAGGTGGGCAGCTTCTCCGACAAGATCATCATCAGCCCGGCCTTCAGCAGCAACCGCGACGCGCTCGTCCGCGTGATCTACAACGACATCCAGTACGGCAACCCGACGTTCCTCTGGGATGCCATCGACGCCAGCATGGACGCGCTCTCGGGCGAGACCGGCCGGCGCGTCGTGCTCGTCTTCACCGACGGCGAAGACGAGCGGAGCGAGCGCACGAACTTCGACGGCGTGATCTCGCGCGCGCAGGCCGAGGACTTCATGATCTACGCCATCGGCCTGCAGAGCGAGATCCCGGCGCTGCGGCGGACGACGCGACCGGACCGGAATCTGCGGCGCCTCGCGGACGTCACCGGCGGAGGGTACTTCGAGCTCACGCGCGCCGCCGATCTCAACAGCACCTTCACGCGGGTCGCCGACGAGCTGCATCGCCAGTACGTCCTCGGGTTCGAGGCCGATCAGCTCGACGGCGTGATGCACAAGCTCGAGGTGCGGGTGAAGGTGCCGGGCATGACCGCGCGCGCCCGCAAGAGCTACCTGGCGCAGCCGACCGACGCGGCCGAAGCGCCGGCCGCCGGCCGCACGCGCTGAGCTGCGCGGACGCCAGCGCCCCGCGCGCGTTTGGCGAAATCCCGGCCTTCCGATAGTGTCTTGAACGATGCCGGCCGGGACGTCTCGCTTCCGCTTCGCGGCCATTGCCGCCACGGCCGCGTTGCTCGCCGCCTGCTCACCGAAGACCTGGGCCGTCAAGACCGTGGCGAGCACGCTCTCGAAGAGCGGCGACGTCTTCTCGCGCGACAACGACCCCGATCTCATCCGCGACGCGATCCCGTTCGCCCTCAAGCTGTACGAGTCGCTGCTCGAGTCGGTGCCGCGCCACGCGCCGCTGCTCGTCTCGACGTGCACGGGGTTCACGCAGTACGCGTACGCGTTCGTCGAGACCGACGCCGAAGTGCTCGGCCAGGCGCACCACGACGAGAGCAAGGCGCTGCGCGACCGGGCGCTGAACCTCTACCTGCGCGGCCGTGACTATTGCCTGCGCGCGCTCGAGGTGCGTTTTCCCGGCATCGGCCAGCAACTGCTCGCCGACCCGGTGCCGGCGCTCGCCAAGGCCGAGCCGCGCGACGTCGAGATGCTCTACTGGTCGGCGGCCTCCTGGGGCGCGGCCATCTCGCTGGGTCTCGATCGGCCGGAGCTGGCGATCGATTTCCCTGCCGTGCGGGCGCTCGCCGAGCGGGCGCTCGCGCTCGACGAGGGCTGGCAGCACGGGGCCGTGCACGAGCTGATGATCTCGCTCGACAGCCTGCCTGAGGCGCTCGGCGGCAATCCCGCGCGCGCCCGCGAGCACTTCGCCCGGGCCATCGCGCTGCAGCAGGGCCGCTCGCCGGGTCCGTACGTCGCGCTGGCGAACGGCGTCGCCGTGCCGGCGCAGGACCGCGCGGAGTTCGAATCGCTGCTCAAACAGGCGCTCGCGGTCGATCCCGACCAGGAACCGTCCGCGCGCCTCGCCACGTTGATCACGAAACGCCGTGCCCAGGCGCTGCTCGATCAAATCGACACGAAGTTCGCCCGCTAGCGGCGGCTCCGTCGTGCTGAATGGAGGACGTTGCCCGATGTCTGCCCTGAAGTGTTCCCTCGTCATGCTCGCCGCCGTCGCCGTGCTGGCCGCGCCGGTCGCCGCGCGGGCTCCGATCACGATCAAGCTCGCCACGCAGGCGCCGGTCAATTCGGCCTGGCACAAGGCGCTGCTCGACATGGGCGCCGCCTGGGACGCGAAGACGAGCGGACGCGTCAAGCTGACGGTCTACGCCGGCGGCACGCAGGGCGACGAGCTGTCCACGATCCGGATGATGCGCCCGGGCGTCGACCAGTTGCAGGCCAACCTGCTCATGGTCACGGGCCTGAGCCAGATCGACAACAGCTTCGACGTCTTCGGGATGCCGTTCTTCTTCGAAAGCGACGCGGAGGCGACGCAGGTCCAGCAGAAGCTCTCGCCCGTGCTCGAGCAGCGGCTGGACGCGAAGGGCTTCCGGCTGCTCGCCTGGGGCAGCGGCGGCTGGGTACAGCTCTTCTCGAAGAAGCCGCTCCGCTCGCTCGACGACGTCAAGGCCGCCAAGCTCTTCACCAGCCAGGGCGACGACAAGTCCGTCCAGTGGTACAAGGCGAACGGCTTCCATCCGGTGGCGCTCTCGGCCAACGACATCCCGACGCAGTTGAAGCTGACGACCGGCATGATCGACGCGGCGCCCACGCCACCGTACCCGGCGCTCGTGCTGCAGATCTTCCGTGACGCCAAGTACATGCTCGACGTGCGCGTCGCGCCGCTCTTCGGCGCGCTCGTCATCAGCAAGTCCGCCTTGGCCAAGATCGACGCGGCCGACCAGCAGGCCGTCGCGGCCGCCGCGAAGGCGTTCGAGCAGCGCGTGATGGCAGACGCGCCGAAGCTCGACGCCGATTCGGTGGCGACCATGAAGACGCGCGGCCTGACGGTGACGACGCTGGACGCGAAGGGCACGGCGGAGTTCCGGACGGCCGCCGACAAGCTCGTCGCGACCATGCGCGGCGACATGGTGCCGGCCGACGTCTACGATCTCGCCGTGCGCGAGCGGGAGGCTTTCCGCAAGACCAAAGGCAAGTGATGCGCGCGCACGCCGTCCGGGCCGAGAACCTCGTGGCGACGCTCGCGCTCGGCGGCATCATGCTGCTGCCGCTCGGCGAGATCGCGCTCCGATCGCTCTTTCACACCGGCATCCCGGGCGCCGCGCCGTTCGCGCAGCACCTGACGCTCTGGGTC
It includes:
- a CDS encoding ferrous iron transporter B, which gives rise to MPSTAAHCEPDVGQAAGADELRARQPRIALIGNPNTGKTTLFNRLCGVRAKTSNYPGTTTAVRVGRAAIGGDAADIVDLPGLYELSLDVPEARIVRDVLRGVGAQQPDAVLVVVDACNLTRNLVLAGELLGYGLPVIVALNMVDLAQRRGLSLDTARLSARLGCPVVPVVARRGTGIDAIQKEIARVLRGEGMKAAAVSPAATSADLTRWAEEVVEESVGGAGAVGSASDTLTERLDKAFTHPVLGLLVFGGVMIGLFWTLFALATVPMDLIEATFAELGDLAGRTFPPGLVHDLVAEGIIGGIAGTVVFLPQICLLFFLISLLEDTGYLARAAFVMDRVLCRFGLPGHAFVPLLTAHACALPGIMATRLIPDRRDRLATILVAPFMSCSARLPVYVLLTSLLFAGDPLRAGLAFAGCYALGAGAALLSALLFRRTVLRGRARPMILELPSYKAPSLLNALIAARDQGLAFLKTAGTAIMAICIVMWWLNTFPRTAPTADVEALRTQAAAAATADEAASLNAEADVLMARATQTGSFAGRIGRTIQPVFAPLGYDWQLTVGVLTSFLAREVFVSTMSVLLGDANDDVNDQGVIARIRSAERADGTPVFTAATATSLLVFFVLAMQCLPTLAVTRRETGDIKWAALQLGYMTVLAYGVAFVAYQGLRFAGVS
- a CDS encoding DUF1624 domain-containing protein — its product is MRRRLYIDWLRGVAVLCMILWHVADAWTVRDGRDGVAFAAVAFLAGWAAPLFLFLAGLSVPLAARARMARGLDRSGASRMLQRRGWQIFGLAHLFRVQSFLLNANGSWNAILKPDILNILGLGLVLTAIVWRQSLGARGIVIWMIVPAVAIVGLMAPWAETWWWPSLLHPRLEAYVRPVGNYGVFSLFPPLAYVLAGAAIGEWLSLAGEAVLRPIGVAAALMLAGGVGLTLWLRPAPDRWFFDAIAFLWRTGAMALMLVVARAVVAWAPGQGHGLLVLFGQTSLFVYWVHVELAYGIFSYPLHHTLGLGAALIGYAAVVWSMAGLAGVWARRPAGARWIPAHMAAPV
- a CDS encoding ferrous iron transport protein A, with the translated sequence MRLSDLMAGQTARLHCAALSPQDCALLRAIGLTDHCVMRICKVGEPCIVQVRATRIGLSRAVADGIMVVPQEPS
- a CDS encoding HAD-IA family hydrolase, with product MAPLVVFDLDGTIIDSRRDLADSANRLLATYGAPPLAVDAVAGMVGDGARQLVGRVLAAAGVETDLEPALQRFLAIYGDRLIVHTRPYDGIVEVLRALAARSSLALLTNKPEGLSRRILAAFDLASMFPQVVGGDSGFARKPDPAGLRHLIAQHGTAAARTVCVGDSMIDVETARAAGAAVVAARYGFGHLREPLALRAGELEAWSPQDLAPAIDRALRQNPT
- a CDS encoding TRAP transporter TatT component family protein, encoding MPAGTSRFRFAAIAATAALLAACSPKTWAVKTVASTLSKSGDVFSRDNDPDLIRDAIPFALKLYESLLESVPRHAPLLVSTCTGFTQYAYAFVETDAEVLGQAHHDESKALRDRALNLYLRGRDYCLRALEVRFPGIGQQLLADPVPALAKAEPRDVEMLYWSAASWGAAISLGLDRPELAIDFPAVRALAERALALDEGWQHGAVHELMISLDSLPEALGGNPARAREHFARAIALQQGRSPGPYVALANGVAVPAQDRAEFESLLKQALAVDPDQEPSARLATLITKRRAQALLDQIDTKFAR
- a CDS encoding VWA domain-containing protein, with protein sequence MNRLLPLLSALLLLVATRPSAQNQGVFRSSARTVAVYATVVDGSGRLVPDLEEKHFEVYDNGRLRALNVFKSDVQPVTVVIMLDTSGSMTLNLDLLKAAAERFVLRLLPADRAKVGSFSDKIIISPAFSSNRDALVRVIYNDIQYGNPTFLWDAIDASMDALSGETGRRVVLVFTDGEDERSERTNFDGVISRAQAEDFMIYAIGLQSEIPALRRTTRPDRNLRRLADVTGGGYFELTRAADLNSTFTRVADELHRQYVLGFEADQLDGVMHKLEVRVKVPGMTARARKSYLAQPTDAAEAPAAGRTR
- the dctP gene encoding TRAP transporter substrate-binding protein DctP; translated protein: MSALKCSLVMLAAVAVLAAPVAARAPITIKLATQAPVNSAWHKALLDMGAAWDAKTSGRVKLTVYAGGTQGDELSTIRMMRPGVDQLQANLLMVTGLSQIDNSFDVFGMPFFFESDAEATQVQQKLSPVLEQRLDAKGFRLLAWGSGGWVQLFSKKPLRSLDDVKAAKLFTSQGDDKSVQWYKANGFHPVALSANDIPTQLKLTTGMIDAAPTPPYPALVLQIFRDAKYMLDVRVAPLFGALVISKSALAKIDAADQQAVAAAAKAFEQRVMADAPKLDADSVATMKTRGLTVTTLDAKGTAEFRTAADKLVATMRGDMVPADVYDLAVREREAFRKTKGK